Proteins encoded in a region of the Salinicoccus sp. RF5 genome:
- a CDS encoding phosphate acyltransferase, with protein sequence MNFDEIFIGDKNKMTALSVCRAADPEVLKPLIRVIEEKGVVCHLVDDCSSLESMLHSLGAGHMIGHAITIHHAADDQEAAVRALELVASGEADILMKGLVPTSILMKEVLKKEYGLIHTRLLSHVALFDIPNYHKAVLLSDAGMNIAPTLDQKGKIIDNALECAHRLGIKKPKVALLSAVDKVTDKMPSTTDADLLAHSDAKNFGFDSTIEGPLQFDMAISEDAARHKGSASEVAGDVDILIAPNIESGNILYKSLVYAAGAKVASVITGAKVPIVLTSRADSAEDRYNSINLAMMISK encoded by the coding sequence ATGAATTTCGATGAAATTTTCATAGGGGACAAAAATAAAATGACAGCGCTTTCAGTATGCAGGGCGGCAGACCCTGAAGTGCTGAAACCCCTTATACGCGTAATTGAAGAAAAAGGGGTGGTCTGCCATCTTGTGGACGATTGCAGCTCACTTGAATCCATGCTTCACTCATTGGGTGCCGGCCATATGATCGGCCATGCGATTACAATACATCATGCGGCGGACGACCAGGAAGCAGCAGTGCGCGCCCTGGAACTTGTCGCCTCGGGGGAGGCCGACATACTCATGAAGGGCCTGGTTCCAACTTCCATTTTAATGAAGGAAGTGTTAAAAAAGGAGTATGGACTCATACATACACGTCTCCTCAGCCATGTGGCACTTTTCGACATACCCAACTATCATAAGGCCGTCCTCCTGAGCGATGCAGGCATGAACATTGCCCCGACGCTCGACCAGAAGGGGAAGATCATCGATAATGCACTTGAATGTGCGCATCGGCTTGGCATCAAAAAGCCTAAAGTGGCCCTTTTGTCCGCAGTAGACAAAGTCACTGATAAGATGCCGTCCACCACCGATGCAGACTTGCTGGCACATTCAGATGCCAAAAACTTTGGGTTTGATAGTACAATAGAGGGACCACTGCAATTTGACATGGCGATTTCTGAAGATGCAGCCCGCCATAAAGGCTCGGCCTCGGAGGTGGCAGGAGACGTGGATATACTGATTGCACCGAATATAGAGTCGGGCAACATACTATATAAATCCCTGGTCTACGCTGCGGGGGCGAAAGTCGCTTCCGTCATCACCGGGGCCAAAGTACCCATCGTCCTGACTTCAAGGGCCGACAGTGCCGAAGACAGATATAATTCCATAAACCTGGCAATGATGATTTCCAAATAA
- the recN gene encoding DNA repair protein RecN, with amino-acid sequence MLIRLKIKNLAVLKDIELDFDSGLTVISGESGAGKSMIIEAIRYLYGKRASVEDIRHETEGAVIEGVFDFPESEKMQDLLAKNDIEEDELYIVRREVMQNRKSIIKINSHMITLGALKEIMDEVVSIHSQSSQSEALEHSMHIRYLDRYIDVADREAFGRYRDSFERFKALEARISELEYKDKNRVQQLQMYQHQYEELTGMELEEGEEERLEEEISYLDNFEKINNTLSLIHAQLSSEYAPQTLLYDIHGHIETLANYDESYREFSDTVIEAYHLLNELDSRVGSDLSTLDYDEESLNAKQARLSSLNSLKRKYNKTLDELIDYRRALADDIEQLENIAQSFDALEKKKDKMLKQMEKHAKELHDYRIEQKHFLENRIKKELQDLDMPEADFEISVREATFDSRGYSGVEFLISTNAGEPLKAMNRIASGGEIARVMLALRTIFTEFDAQSMLILDEIDTGVSGFVATRMAEKMQILSRTRQVISISHLPQAAALADHHLYVSKETMDQRTASSAKYLDADDHVYEIARMLSGSDITDAALENAKTLIAAKEKETN; translated from the coding sequence TTGCTCATACGTCTAAAGATTAAGAACCTGGCAGTGCTCAAGGATATTGAACTTGATTTCGACAGTGGGCTCACCGTCATCTCCGGGGAATCCGGTGCCGGGAAATCGATGATCATCGAAGCGATCAGATACCTCTATGGCAAACGTGCATCGGTAGAGGACATCCGTCACGAAACCGAAGGTGCAGTCATTGAGGGTGTCTTCGATTTTCCTGAATCGGAGAAGATGCAGGATCTGCTGGCGAAGAATGATATAGAGGAGGACGAACTCTATATCGTCAGAAGGGAAGTCATGCAGAACCGCAAAAGCATCATCAAGATAAATTCCCACATGATCACCCTCGGGGCCCTCAAGGAGATCATGGATGAAGTCGTCAGCATCCATTCCCAGTCCTCCCAGTCCGAAGCACTCGAGCACAGCATGCACATACGGTATCTCGACCGCTATATCGATGTGGCCGACAGGGAGGCCTTCGGCAGATACAGGGACAGCTTCGAACGCTTCAAAGCCCTTGAAGCCAGGATCAGTGAACTTGAATACAAGGATAAGAACAGGGTCCAGCAGCTCCAGATGTATCAGCACCAGTACGAGGAACTCACCGGGATGGAGCTCGAAGAGGGGGAAGAGGAACGGCTCGAAGAGGAGATAAGCTACCTCGATAATTTCGAAAAGATCAATAATACACTCTCCCTCATACATGCCCAGCTCAGTTCGGAATATGCACCACAGACCCTCCTGTACGACATCCATGGCCATATTGAAACACTGGCCAATTATGATGAAAGCTATAGGGAATTCAGTGATACGGTGATTGAAGCCTACCATCTGCTGAATGAACTCGACAGCAGGGTGGGGAGCGACCTTTCCACCCTGGACTATGACGAGGAGAGCCTCAATGCGAAACAGGCACGCCTCTCCAGCCTCAACTCGCTGAAGCGCAAGTACAACAAGACGCTGGACGAACTGATCGATTACAGGCGCGCACTGGCAGACGACATCGAACAGCTGGAGAACATTGCACAGTCATTCGATGCACTTGAAAAGAAAAAGGATAAGATGCTGAAGCAGATGGAAAAGCATGCCAAGGAACTGCATGACTACAGGATAGAACAGAAGCACTTCCTTGAAAACAGGATCAAGAAGGAGCTGCAGGACCTGGATATGCCTGAAGCGGACTTTGAAATCAGCGTCAGGGAGGCGACCTTCGACTCACGCGGGTACTCCGGTGTCGAGTTCCTCATCTCCACCAATGCGGGAGAGCCGCTCAAAGCGATGAACCGCATCGCCTCAGGCGGTGAAATCGCTAGGGTGATGCTTGCGCTTCGGACAATCTTTACAGAGTTCGATGCACAGAGCATGCTGATCCTAGATGAAATAGATACCGGCGTCAGTGGATTCGTCGCCACCCGCATGGCCGAGAAGATGCAGATCCTCTCAAGGACGCGCCAGGTCATTTCAATCTCGCATCTGCCCCAGGCGGCCGCACTCGCGGACCACCACCTGTATGTATCAAAGGAGACCATGGACCAGCGGACAGCATCAAGCGCCAAATATCTTGATGCGGACGACCATGTCTACGAGATTGCAAGGATGCTTAGCGGCTCGGACATCACCGATGCAGCACTGGAGAATGCAAAAACATTGATAGCAGCCAAAGAGAAAGAGACGAATTGA
- the buk gene encoding butyrate kinase produces MQYTILVVNLGGTSTKVAVYENDQSLISETMSHPIDEIIRPLHDQIDFRLDAITGFLGRNDIFPESIDIVSARGGLLKPIEGGTYDINDKMTDDLGSYRYGRHASNLSGIIAARFREKYGCRAVITDPVVVDEMTEAVRLTGLSGIERKSVFHALNQKAVARKYAASIGKRYTDVNVIVSHMGGGITVGAHEKGRVIDVNDGLSGEGPMSPTRTGSLPNGSLARYITENSLDYDSIYEILTKEGGFISLAGTQDALELEKRAVSGDKATEKIFKALAAQLAKEIGSRSAILKGQVDQIIFTGGMAHSTYLIDLVRPYISFIAPVSVYPGEEEMQALAEGAYRVLTGREEMKTYM; encoded by the coding sequence ATGCAATATACCATCCTTGTAGTCAACCTCGGAGGAACCTCCACCAAAGTGGCGGTATATGAGAACGACCAAAGCTTGATATCTGAAACGATGAGTCATCCGATCGACGAAATCATCAGGCCGCTCCATGACCAGATAGATTTCAGGCTCGATGCAATCACAGGCTTTCTTGGAAGGAATGATATCTTTCCGGAATCCATCGATATCGTCAGCGCACGCGGCGGCCTGTTGAAGCCTATAGAGGGCGGCACATATGATATAAATGACAAGATGACCGATGATCTCGGCTCATACAGGTATGGCAGGCATGCCTCCAATCTTAGCGGCATCATCGCCGCCCGTTTCCGTGAAAAGTATGGCTGCAGGGCAGTCATCACGGATCCGGTGGTCGTGGACGAAATGACCGAGGCGGTGCGCCTTACAGGGCTCAGCGGCATCGAAAGGAAATCCGTCTTTCATGCGCTCAATCAGAAGGCGGTTGCCCGCAAGTATGCCGCGTCCATCGGAAAACGCTATACCGATGTCAATGTCATCGTCTCTCATATGGGGGGCGGCATCACTGTCGGAGCACATGAAAAGGGCAGGGTGATCGATGTGAATGACGGGCTGTCCGGCGAAGGACCGATGAGTCCGACCCGTACAGGCTCATTGCCGAACGGCAGCCTGGCCAGATACATCACTGAGAACAGCCTCGATTACGACAGCATCTATGAGATATTGACGAAGGAGGGCGGCTTCATCTCCCTCGCAGGCACCCAGGACGCTCTTGAGCTTGAAAAGCGTGCAGTTTCCGGGGACAAAGCGACCGAAAAGATATTCAAGGCACTTGCCGCACAGCTTGCAAAGGAGATCGGCTCCCGTTCTGCCATATTGAAGGGACAGGTCGACCAGATCATCTTTACAGGAGGCATGGCCCACAGCACGTATCTCATAGACCTCGTCAGGCCCTATATTTCATTCATTGCACCGGTCTCAGTCTATCCGGGGGAAGAGGAGATGCAGGCGCTGGCGGAAGGGGCATACCGTGTTCTGACAGGCAGGGAAGAAATGAAAACCTATATGTAG
- the ahrC gene encoding transcriptional regulator AhrC/ArgR, with protein sequence MSNKSIRQIKIREIITNSKVETQEELVERLNEYNFNVTQATVSRDIKELQLIKVPTPSGAYIYSMPKDRKFHPLEKLGRYLMDSFVKLDYTENLLVLKTLPGNAQSIGAIIDQLEWEEVVGTICGDDTCLMICRNEEAQKEIRDRIFNLI encoded by the coding sequence ATGTCTAATAAATCAATTCGACAGATAAAGATCAGGGAAATCATTACCAACAGCAAGGTGGAGACTCAGGAGGAGCTGGTGGAACGGCTGAATGAATACAACTTCAATGTCACCCAGGCCACAGTCTCCCGGGACATCAAGGAACTCCAGCTCATCAAAGTGCCTACTCCGAGCGGCGCCTATATCTACAGCATGCCCAAGGACCGCAAGTTCCATCCTCTCGAAAAGCTGGGCAGGTATCTCATGGACAGCTTCGTAAAACTGGATTATACAGAAAACCTGCTGGTGTTGAAGACGCTGCCCGGAAATGCCCAGTCGATCGGGGCCATCATCGATCAGCTCGAATGGGAGGAGGTCGTCGGCACGATATGTGGTGACGACACATGTCTCATGATATGCAGGAACGAGGAAGCACAGAAGGAAATCAGGGATCGGATATTCAATTTGATCTAA
- a CDS encoding DUF2627 domain-containing protein, whose translation MQKVIALVILVIPVFLAGLGIKYMRDSVFGIVNDPFTLTVVQFIVGLVLTVVGVWFIGGYILHREQRQKRVQERFLERSRQLKDEEKRERDEL comes from the coding sequence ATGCAGAAGGTGATTGCGCTCGTCATACTTGTCATACCGGTATTTCTGGCAGGTCTGGGCATCAAATATATGAGGGACAGTGTTTTCGGCATCGTCAATGATCCATTCACGCTTACAGTCGTACAGTTCATCGTCGGTCTTGTTCTGACGGTGGTCGGGGTATGGTTCATCGGTGGCTACATACTGCACCGCGAGCAGCGACAGAAAAGGGTTCAGGAACGTTTCCTGGAGAGGTCGAGACAATTGAAGGACGAGGAAAAAAGAGAAAGAGACGAATTGTAG
- a CDS encoding TlyA family RNA methyltransferase, which produces MKKKSRIDDHLHEHFNLGTLEEVRRIIMAGKVLNNNQPVYKPSEIIDINKADIRFKNIKPYVSRGGIKLDHAVKSFGMELSGKVVTDIGSSTGGFTDCALQKGAVYVYAVDVGTNQLDYRLRTDDRVSVMEQTNFKDTEVSQFNLKPDVFTIDVSFTSIIPILRHIVHLFGHEYEIVALIKPQFESYLEEREDSGIITSKETHENVIRRVLAECRALGLSAEGLARSPITGTKGNIEYLFYLRHGQGAASTIEEEDIQHSVYG; this is translated from the coding sequence ATGAAAAAGAAATCAAGAATTGACGATCATCTCCATGAGCACTTCAATCTGGGCACCCTGGAGGAAGTCAGGCGGATCATCATGGCGGGAAAGGTGCTCAACAACAACCAACCCGTCTATAAGCCTTCCGAAATCATTGACATCAATAAGGCCGACATACGGTTCAAGAACATCAAACCATATGTGTCGAGGGGCGGCATCAAGCTTGACCATGCCGTAAAATCCTTCGGTATGGAACTTTCAGGGAAGGTGGTCACCGATATTGGCAGTTCTACGGGCGGTTTTACGGACTGCGCCCTCCAAAAAGGAGCTGTATATGTTTATGCAGTCGATGTCGGCACCAACCAGCTCGACTACAGGCTCCGTACCGATGATCGTGTAAGCGTGATGGAACAGACGAACTTCAAGGATACGGAGGTTTCCCAATTCAACCTGAAGCCGGACGTGTTCACTATAGATGTATCGTTCACATCCATCATTCCGATATTGCGCCATATCGTTCATCTGTTCGGTCACGAATATGAAATCGTTGCACTCATCAAGCCCCAGTTTGAATCCTACCTTGAAGAAAGGGAGGACAGCGGCATCATCACATCAAAGGAAACGCATGAAAATGTAATACGGCGTGTACTTGCGGAATGCAGGGCCCTCGGGCTTTCAGCGGAAGGGCTCGCCCGGTCCCCGATCACCGGAACCAAAGGGAACATCGAATATCTGTTCTACTTGAGACATGGTCAGGGCGCCGCATCAACCATAGAAGAAGAGGACATTCAGCATAGTGTTTATGGCTGA
- a CDS encoding Glu/Leu/Phe/Val dehydrogenase — MIFEKMEQYDYEQLIFCHDETSGLKAIICIHDTTLGPALGGCRMWKYDTEEEAIEDVLRLAKGMTYKNAAAGLNLGGGKTVVIGDAEKDKSEAFFRALGRYVNSLGGRYITAEDVGTTVNDMDTIYQETPYVCGISESYGSGGNPSPMTAYGVYMAMKRTAKEAFGDDSLEGRTIAVQGVGNVSYNLCRHLHEEGAKLIVTDINDDSVERAVNDFGAEAVGIEDIYSVEADIFAPCALGGILNDDTIPELKVKAVCGSANNQLLDSDKHGSQLEELGIVYAPDYVVNCGGVINVADELQGYNAERAKSKVKEIYNQMDKIFSIAKRDGVTPTVAADRLAEERIDSMMRVRSTFSLNEVTTLNRR; from the coding sequence ATGATATTTGAAAAGATGGAGCAATACGACTACGAACAGCTGATTTTCTGCCATGATGAAACAAGTGGACTGAAAGCGATCATATGCATACATGACACTACCCTCGGTCCGGCACTCGGCGGATGCAGAATGTGGAAATATGACACGGAGGAAGAGGCGATAGAGGATGTACTTCGCCTTGCCAAGGGCATGACCTACAAGAACGCGGCTGCAGGACTCAACCTCGGAGGCGGCAAGACGGTCGTCATCGGAGATGCCGAGAAGGACAAATCCGAGGCCTTCTTCAGGGCGCTGGGCAGATATGTGAACAGTCTCGGTGGCAGGTACATCACCGCTGAAGATGTGGGCACTACGGTCAATGACATGGACACGATCTATCAGGAAACGCCATATGTATGCGGCATCAGCGAGTCATACGGATCCGGCGGGAATCCAAGTCCGATGACCGCATATGGTGTATACATGGCAATGAAGCGGACGGCTAAGGAAGCGTTTGGTGATGATTCACTCGAAGGCAGGACGATTGCCGTCCAGGGCGTCGGCAACGTGTCTTACAACCTCTGCAGACATCTGCATGAAGAAGGGGCCAAACTGATCGTCACGGACATCAATGATGATTCCGTGGAACGGGCGGTAAATGACTTCGGTGCTGAAGCGGTAGGCATTGAAGACATCTATTCTGTCGAGGCGGACATCTTTGCACCATGCGCGCTCGGCGGCATCCTGAACGACGACACGATTCCGGAGCTCAAAGTGAAGGCTGTATGCGGCAGTGCCAACAACCAGCTGCTTGACAGCGACAAGCATGGCAGCCAGCTTGAGGAGCTCGGCATCGTCTATGCGCCCGACTATGTAGTGAACTGCGGCGGGGTCATCAACGTTGCAGACGAGCTGCAGGGATATAATGCAGAACGCGCGAAAAGCAAGGTTAAGGAGATATACAACCAGATGGATAAGATATTCTCCATCGCCAAGCGTGACGGTGTAACACCGACTGTCGCAGCAGACCGTCTTGCAGAAGAGCGCATAGACAGCATGATGCGCGTCAGAAGCACTTTCTCACTCAATGAAGTGACAACTCTCAACAGGAGGTAG